Proteins found in one Candidatus Krumholzibacteriota bacterium genomic segment:
- a CDS encoding SIR2 family protein → MHFVESKNIYDIYREIKSPINLFVGAGISVPEPSCLPLTLGIAKSILRMDWFGGDERFPVEDDNLIQRIAKKVRMEHLLSIYHKWRGHDPGNLITQFGEARPNYYHKKIAQLVKEEIVQRIFTTNFDLCLEKAFRDEEIPFQQIIDREDYLNPDKNKIQIVKLHGSVVLSEGKYFTKGLITTLESISREIPVWKASCLSKNIEENGLVCIGYSGNDSFDINPVLRAGRNSKIAWVFRRQPDPEDYREAIQTLEMSPKSQAIVSDIPTFLGEKQKLKMPENDFAFKPVVNLSERFHPSIVLGKILEESGEYEEAKEYYLNVITLSTGSNYWMVEILDLQRSWAVCYYETGDYDKTLELLSVGQMMLLDYKKRVSEKKGGILPAEKMLILEEELLYGEEFMVTYKMLNNMEKVQSMEKTLFKTLNELEKLSGPQTTHRSRLLFNSISVDFHLVETLGKTDFVEAKEYLENSLEMKKEIGDLIGTILVLGKLSIINLYLGDIPAAQDVLLKCIVTIRKANTYVATDFPQKIKSILSVVFFQHFTAGYCPVNTRVRWDTIDKKLMQKFENSLNDLLFNIPVENLDRKGFIEFIERESDLNHILRSIRNSVLRKDNLLKDEVDEFVRKYGISVITPDDKILQYRAVLEIMNPEDTNGYYATKYGQWEAIGSQYEKAGDYFQAAASYQNALDGAENMMIDIMFTQVVKDHGIEYLKQAIDRVSSKIGMSGM, encoded by the coding sequence ATGCATTTTGTTGAATCAAAGAACATTTATGATATATATCGCGAAATTAAATCCCCGATAAACCTGTTTGTTGGTGCCGGCATTTCCGTTCCAGAACCTTCTTGTTTGCCGCTTACATTGGGAATTGCTAAATCAATTCTGAGAATGGATTGGTTCGGGGGTGACGAACGATTTCCAGTTGAAGATGACAATTTGATCCAAAGAATAGCAAAGAAAGTCAGAATGGAACATTTGTTATCCATTTATCATAAGTGGAGGGGGCATGATCCAGGAAATCTGATTACCCAGTTTGGAGAAGCTCGACCTAATTACTACCACAAAAAAATCGCTCAACTTGTTAAAGAGGAAATTGTACAAAGAATATTCACGACCAATTTTGATTTATGCCTGGAAAAAGCATTCCGGGATGAAGAAATACCCTTCCAGCAGATTATTGACCGCGAAGATTATTTAAATCCTGATAAAAATAAAATACAGATTGTCAAACTGCATGGCTCTGTCGTCCTGAGTGAAGGGAAATATTTTACGAAAGGTTTAATAACGACACTGGAATCCATTTCACGGGAAATACCTGTCTGGAAAGCTTCGTGTTTATCGAAAAACATTGAAGAAAATGGATTGGTTTGTATTGGATATAGTGGAAATGATTCATTCGATATAAATCCCGTATTAAGAGCAGGCAGGAATTCAAAAATTGCCTGGGTGTTTCGCAGACAACCTGATCCAGAGGACTACAGGGAAGCAATCCAGACGTTGGAGATGTCCCCGAAGTCACAAGCTATTGTGTCAGATATACCCACTTTTCTAGGCGAAAAACAAAAGCTTAAAATGCCTGAAAATGACTTCGCTTTTAAACCAGTAGTGAACCTTTCCGAGAGATTTCATCCTTCAATTGTTTTGGGCAAAATATTGGAAGAATCAGGAGAATATGAAGAAGCGAAGGAATACTATCTGAATGTCATTACGCTGTCGACAGGGAGCAATTATTGGATGGTTGAGATATTGGATTTACAAAGATCATGGGCAGTCTGCTATTATGAGACCGGTGATTATGATAAGACTCTTGAATTGTTATCAGTTGGTCAGATGATGTTGCTTGATTACAAGAAAAGAGTATCAGAAAAAAAGGGTGGAATTCTTCCAGCAGAGAAGATGTTGATCCTGGAAGAGGAACTCTTATATGGCGAAGAATTCATGGTAACTTATAAAATGCTCAATAACATGGAAAAAGTACAATCCATGGAAAAAACTCTGTTTAAAACTTTGAATGAATTGGAAAAATTGTCTGGCCCGCAGACCACGCACAGATCCCGCCTGCTGTTTAATAGCATTTCAGTAGATTTTCACCTTGTGGAGACTCTGGGCAAAACAGATTTTGTTGAAGCGAAAGAGTATCTTGAAAACAGTCTTGAAATGAAGAAAGAGATCGGGGATCTGATAGGTACGATATTGGTATTAGGGAAGCTGAGCATTATTAATCTGTACCTGGGGGATATACCGGCAGCTCAGGATGTCCTGCTAAAGTGTATTGTTACTATCAGAAAGGCAAATACATATGTCGCGACAGATTTTCCCCAAAAGATAAAATCGATATTATCAGTGGTATTCTTTCAGCATTTTACTGCCGGGTATTGTCCGGTGAATACCAGGGTGAGATGGGATACGATTGATAAAAAACTCATGCAAAAATTTGAGAATTCTCTAAATGATCTGTTGTTCAATATACCTGTCGAAAATCTAGATAGAAAGGGCTTCATAGAGTTTATCGAAAGAGAAAGCGATTTGAATCATATTCTGCGATCGATCAGAAATTCTGTCTTAAGAAAGGATAATTTATTAAAAGATGAGGTAGATGAATTCGTCAGAAAGTATGGAATATCTGTAATTACGCCAGATGACAAGATTCTTCAATATCGTGCAGTTCTTGAAATAATGAATCCTGAAGATACGAATGGTTACTATGCCACAAAATATGGGCAGTGGGAGGCGATCGGTTCACAATATGAAAAGGCAGGAGATTACTTTCAAGCTGCGGCAAGTTATCAAAATGCTCTTGATGGTGCTGAAAATATGATGATTGATATAATGTTCACTCAAGTTGTAAAAGATCATGGGATAGAATATCTTAAGCAAGCAATTGATCGAGTTTCTTCAAAAATAGGGATGTCTGGAATGTGA
- a CDS encoding T9SS type A sorting domain-containing protein: MKVRSSSLVITGIFIFIIIFMPLTCARGQVLSLWANEQRTAACVTGVPVMAPYDIYVFLDPGAGGAMAVEYRIDSPPGTHSIIGTENGDFISCSMGDPFLEGVSLAFSTCQIDPVCLQKLTVLPLSADVAYFNFAPHADTGLLAVATCESGYPKEAASALNQFVFNYCEHTPPYISAIEAYSPISIRVDFNPCVNTWASRSYYTHFTMYDVSSPADTARFIEAYQEVDTSGALYLVTEAPMVEGTTYRLEADDVCCDCNGCGDSWLEWTYGGGFSDLPDLDIITFRTPEVMPDSCASIPIEFLVVNNGSAAASEFDILIEYYDYPGIYLTLFHDTYFDLGPGSSVGGTIYIDSPDYLDKQFSFLIKTDTGGEVEEWIEFNNNYASANRSHNPSIISVEDCPGDYGGMVTLRFSSSFIDDIFSGPRVDYEIYRRDLLGAAWTCIDTLPGTDDPEYEVIVATEADSTQEDGVVWSAFMVNALVDYGAESYMSCPDSGYSVNDLGEVATALVSSSLSIEGDLIVLAWEVSSIDRPQGAAFRIERSEGQGPFEMIEDAVITAEGMNFRFNDRDVVPGKSYRYRVYSLDGSGERRLLFETQSASISAAPLVLTQNSPNPFNPSTEIRYCLSARSFVNLNIYDVSGRLVICLVSETVGSGWHTASWNGMDSAGGRAASGIYIYRIEAGKERVSKKMVLLR, encoded by the coding sequence ATGAAAGTCCGATCGAGTTCGCTCGTTATAACAGGCATCTTCATCTTTATCATCATCTTCATGCCCCTGACCTGCGCCAGGGGGCAGGTGCTGAGCCTTTGGGCGAACGAGCAGAGGACAGCAGCTTGCGTCACTGGCGTACCGGTCATGGCGCCTTATGATATCTACGTTTTTCTCGACCCGGGGGCCGGAGGGGCGATGGCGGTCGAATACCGGATCGACAGCCCGCCAGGGACACACTCGATTATCGGCACGGAGAACGGCGATTTCATCTCCTGCTCGATGGGAGACCCCTTTCTGGAAGGAGTATCCCTCGCGTTCAGCACATGCCAGATAGATCCCGTATGCCTTCAGAAGCTCACAGTGCTTCCGCTGTCGGCCGATGTCGCGTATTTCAACTTTGCCCCACACGCAGATACCGGCCTGCTCGCTGTGGCGACCTGCGAAAGCGGGTATCCGAAAGAAGCGGCAAGCGCCTTAAATCAATTCGTCTTCAACTACTGCGAGCATACGCCTCCCTATATATCGGCGATAGAAGCTTACAGCCCGATATCGATAAGGGTCGATTTCAATCCCTGCGTCAACACGTGGGCTTCGCGTTCCTACTATACCCATTTCACGATGTACGATGTCTCATCTCCGGCTGATACAGCGCGGTTCATAGAGGCGTACCAGGAAGTCGATACCTCCGGAGCCCTTTACCTTGTAACGGAAGCTCCGATGGTCGAGGGCACGACATACCGCCTGGAAGCGGATGATGTCTGCTGCGACTGCAACGGGTGCGGCGATTCGTGGCTCGAATGGACTTATGGCGGAGGCTTCAGCGATCTGCCAGACCTCGATATAATAACATTCCGGACACCGGAGGTCATGCCCGATTCGTGCGCTTCGATCCCGATTGAATTCCTCGTTGTCAATAACGGCAGCGCCGCGGCGAGCGAGTTCGACATCCTTATCGAGTATTACGATTACCCCGGCATCTATCTTACACTTTTCCACGATACATACTTCGACCTCGGTCCGGGAAGCTCGGTGGGAGGCACGATATATATCGACTCGCCCGATTATCTCGACAAGCAGTTCTCTTTCCTCATAAAGACCGACACCGGTGGCGAAGTCGAGGAATGGATCGAATTCAACAACAATTACGCTTCGGCAAATCGCAGCCACAACCCGTCGATCATATCGGTGGAAGACTGCCCCGGCGACTATGGCGGAATGGTGACGCTGCGGTTCAGCTCCTCCTTTATCGATGATATTTTCTCCGGCCCGAGGGTCGATTACGAGATATACAGAAGGGACCTACTCGGCGCGGCATGGACATGCATCGACACTCTTCCCGGCACTGACGACCCCGAATACGAAGTGATCGTCGCGACCGAGGCAGATTCCACTCAGGAAGACGGCGTCGTATGGTCGGCTTTTATGGTGAATGCTCTTGTCGATTACGGAGCGGAGTCATATATGTCGTGCCCCGATTCGGGGTACTCTGTGAATGATCTCGGCGAAGTCGCCACCGCTCTAGTCTCATCTTCGCTCAGCATCGAAGGAGACCTCATCGTTCTTGCCTGGGAAGTCTCTTCGATCGATCGGCCTCAGGGGGCCGCCTTCAGGATCGAGAGATCGGAAGGGCAGGGGCCGTTCGAGATGATAGAGGACGCCGTCATCACAGCCGAAGGGATGAACTTTCGATTCAATGACAGGGATGTCGTTCCAGGAAAATCGTACAGATACAGGGTATATTCTCTCGATGGAAGCGGGGAGCGGCGGCTGCTCTTTGAGACGCAGAGCGCCTCGATCTCAGCTGCGCCGCTTGTCCTGACGCAGAACAGCCCGAATCCGTTCAACCCGTCGACAGAGATCAGGTACTGCCTCAGCGCGAGGTCATTCGTTAACCTCAATATCTACGATGTGAGCGGAAGGCTTGTCATCTGCCTGGTCAGCGAAACGGTCGGCTCCGGCTGGCATACCGCCTCGTGGAACGGGATGGATAGCGCCGGAGGCAGGGCAGCTTCGGGAATATATATATACAGGATCGAAGCGGGGAAGGAGAGGGTCTCGAAAAAGATGGTCCTTCTCCGCTGA
- a CDS encoding DUF4384 domain-containing protein, translated as MNRKLLLFLLAFIIVPLSVLDASPVEVTRATPARDTVAREDVDVAIRLVGGKGSVLREGRDINLTFRTSRDAYVIIYNIDSEGMIQLLYPEDGRIRRSKGEEVYFLPEKGKGISWEVRGKTGIEYIHAIAVTDADRINGNELLYLAGNRDAAPGEQLRVDIDPFLAFNQIDEMIVDDAQGVAPASDFTYFYINREVDYPRYLCSRCHGEGSIEDPYAQECPEVVIEKMIYEQDPVYPFPPLFSIQHVDDSDDGDYALNYYDDNLSNDWGDYDTYDDSKVYLSIYYTDYDYPYGFYYPQYRSWYAYNYDPWGWDYWDPWYGGGFYFSFGWNDFYYHHIPFYSWYDYRYNYYAWNSWYGYGGFCGYPCYSDYYHRDRRPLYGARDFKKRSIDYAMVTRTNNRRDRIADSRDARRTKTLSPDARIPSGTVRDRTIGGSAVSSRVRDASITGIRPATRTTYDRDVKRQVIHGDARRVRTAGDARTTRRTYDPATTRTRTNTRDRDPAINPNTRGNTIDRRSGGSKERDATRSGSSTTRDRTGSSSNSKSSTTTRKNSSPTRTRSSGTKKTERETSSSVRKSSSSSSSSSSTARSSSSSSSSRSSSSGGSSSRSSSSGGSSGRRR; from the coding sequence ATGAACCGCAAGCTACTGCTCTTCCTTCTGGCTTTTATTATCGTCCCATTGAGCGTATTGGATGCTTCGCCTGTTGAGGTGACACGGGCAACGCCCGCGAGGGATACCGTCGCCCGTGAAGATGTAGACGTGGCGATCCGGCTCGTCGGAGGCAAAGGTTCGGTCCTCAGGGAGGGCCGGGACATCAACCTGACCTTCCGCACAAGCAGAGACGCCTACGTCATCATCTATAATATAGACAGCGAGGGTATGATACAGCTCCTCTACCCTGAAGACGGAAGAATCCGCAGATCGAAAGGCGAGGAAGTATATTTCCTTCCCGAGAAGGGCAAGGGGATATCATGGGAAGTCAGAGGTAAAACAGGCATAGAATATATACACGCGATAGCCGTGACCGACGCCGACAGGATCAACGGCAACGAGCTGCTCTACCTTGCCGGTAACAGAGACGCTGCGCCGGGCGAGCAGCTCAGGGTCGATATCGATCCTTTTCTCGCTTTCAACCAGATCGACGAGATGATAGTCGATGACGCCCAGGGTGTCGCGCCCGCTTCCGACTTTACCTATTTCTATATCAACCGCGAGGTCGATTATCCGCGCTATCTCTGCTCGAGGTGCCACGGCGAGGGGAGCATAGAGGATCCGTACGCGCAGGAATGCCCCGAGGTAGTGATAGAGAAGATGATCTACGAACAGGATCCAGTCTATCCCTTCCCCCCGCTTTTCAGCATCCAGCATGTGGATGACTCGGATGACGGCGATTACGCGCTGAACTACTACGACGACAATCTCTCCAACGACTGGGGAGATTACGACACGTACGACGACAGCAAGGTCTACCTGTCGATATATTATACCGATTATGATTATCCGTACGGTTTCTACTACCCGCAGTACAGGTCATGGTACGCTTACAACTATGATCCGTGGGGATGGGACTACTGGGATCCGTGGTACGGCGGAGGGTTCTACTTCTCCTTCGGGTGGAACGATTTCTACTATCACCACATTCCGTTCTACTCATGGTATGACTACAGGTACAACTACTACGCGTGGAACAGCTGGTACGGGTACGGCGGCTTCTGCGGCTATCCGTGCTACAGCGACTATTACCACCGCGACAGAAGGCCGCTGTACGGAGCCCGCGATTTCAAGAAACGCTCGATCGACTACGCGATGGTCACAAGGACGAACAACCGCAGGGACAGGATCGCCGACAGCCGTGACGCGAGAAGGACGAAGACTCTCAGCCCTGACGCGAGGATCCCATCCGGCACAGTCCGCGACAGGACGATCGGCGGCTCGGCGGTAAGCAGCCGCGTCAGGGACGCCAGCATCACCGGAATCAGGCCGGCGACGAGAACGACTTATGACAGGGACGTCAAACGGCAGGTGATCCACGGCGACGCCCGCAGGGTAAGAACTGCCGGGGACGCGAGGACGACCCGCCGGACATACGATCCCGCGACAACGAGGACGAGAACGAATACCCGGGACCGCGACCCGGCGATCAACCCGAACACCAGGGGCAATACGATCGACCGCCGCTCCGGCGGAAGCAAGGAAAGGGACGCGACCCGCTCCGGATCGTCAACGACGAGAGACAGAACGGGGAGCTCTTCCAATTCGAAATCTTCTACTACGACGAGAAAAAACAGTTCGCCGACAAGGACCCGATCGAGCGGGACGAAGAAGACCGAGAGAGAGACGAGCAGTTCGGTGAGAAAGAGCAGTTCGAGCAGCTCATCATCGAGCAGCACGGCCAGGTCTTCATCGAGCAGCTCTTCGTCGAGGTCTTCGTCATCGGGAGGCAGCTCGTCGAGGTCTTCGTCATCGGGAGGCAGCTCCGGCCGGAGAAGATGA
- a CDS encoding MotA/TolQ/ExbB proton channel family protein: MGYDGMPLFLQMSGSFTDLIANTGTLAKTILALLLVLSVVSWTIIFEKIRFFRKASKQSGRFRRIFEEERSIASLTEKTKGMSESPEAAMAGYIGKEIGSGELSDMKNLDSYIDAGMDSIISDWESYLIFLSTTASVSPFLGLLGTVWGIMSSFLSMGVRGSANLYVIGPGIADALITTIFGLGAAIPAVIGYNYILRVVRRKEEELSSFSVRLRSRILDGRYSDIGQSGGR; this comes from the coding sequence ATGGGGTATGACGGGATGCCGCTCTTTCTTCAGATGTCGGGAAGCTTTACAGATCTGATTGCCAATACGGGGACGCTGGCGAAGACGATACTCGCTCTTCTGCTCGTGCTCTCGGTCGTCTCGTGGACGATAATCTTCGAGAAGATAAGGTTTTTCAGAAAGGCTTCGAAGCAGAGCGGAAGATTCAGGCGTATATTCGAGGAAGAAAGATCTATCGCCTCTCTCACTGAAAAGACGAAGGGGATGAGTGAATCGCCCGAGGCGGCGATGGCGGGGTATATCGGAAAAGAGATCGGGAGCGGCGAGCTCAGCGACATGAAAAATCTCGACAGCTATATCGACGCCGGGATGGATTCGATCATCTCGGACTGGGAATCATACCTTATATTCCTTTCAACGACCGCTTCGGTCTCTCCCTTTCTCGGTCTTCTCGGGACGGTGTGGGGGATCATGAGCTCCTTTCTCAGCATGGGCGTAAGGGGCTCGGCGAACCTCTACGTGATAGGCCCGGGGATCGCCGACGCGCTGATAACGACGATCTTCGGTCTTGGCGCTGCTATTCCCGCGGTGATCGGGTATAACTATATCCTTCGCGTGGTAAGGAGAAAGGAAGAGGAACTCTCTTCTTTCTCGGTTCGTCTGAGAAGCCGCATCCTCGACGGCCGCTACAGCGATATCGGCCAGTCAGGCGGAAGGTAG